In Luteitalea sp. TBR-22, one genomic interval encodes:
- a CDS encoding Ku protein, whose translation MAARATWKGHLKLSLVTIPIRVFPATDAHATVSFNQLHEECQTRIQQKKWCPHCEREVANTEIVKGYEFSKGRYVTVSEEDLSKVRPESTRLINLTQFTTVDQIDPIYFERPYYLAPDGNVAAEAFAVIREGMQGKAGIGKLALYGREYIVAVQPREKGLVMYTLRSADEVRSMSQIEELEGVPATLKPAEVKLAQQVIGTFEGDLDIKSFHDNYQEALRKLIDAKVAGEEIVETEEEAPAKVVDLMEALRRSLESVSAGKKTPAKATLAASKGADATRKPRKRASA comes from the coding sequence ATGGCAGCACGTGCGACGTGGAAGGGACATCTGAAGCTGAGCCTGGTGACCATCCCGATTCGGGTGTTCCCGGCCACCGACGCGCACGCCACGGTGAGCTTCAACCAGCTCCACGAGGAGTGTCAGACGCGCATCCAGCAGAAGAAGTGGTGCCCGCACTGCGAGCGCGAGGTGGCCAACACCGAGATCGTGAAGGGCTACGAGTTCTCCAAGGGCCGGTACGTGACGGTGAGCGAGGAGGACCTGTCGAAGGTCCGCCCGGAGTCCACGCGGCTGATCAACCTCACCCAGTTCACCACCGTCGACCAGATCGACCCGATCTACTTCGAGCGGCCCTATTACCTCGCCCCCGACGGCAACGTCGCGGCGGAGGCCTTCGCGGTGATCCGCGAGGGCATGCAGGGCAAGGCCGGCATCGGCAAGCTGGCCCTCTACGGACGCGAGTACATCGTCGCCGTCCAGCCGCGCGAGAAGGGGCTGGTCATGTACACGCTGCGGTCGGCCGACGAGGTCCGCAGCATGTCGCAGATCGAGGAACTCGAGGGCGTTCCCGCCACGCTCAAGCCGGCAGAGGTCAAGCTGGCGCAGCAGGTGATCGGCACGTTCGAGGGCGACCTCGACATCAAGAGCTTCCACGACAACTACCAGGAAGCGCTCCGCAAGCTCATCGACGCGAAGGTCGCCGGCGAGGAGATCGTCGAGACCGAGGAAGAGGCGCCGGCCAAGGTCGTCGACCTCATGGAAGCGCTGCGCCGCAGCCTCGAGTCGGTGAGCG